The Leptospira sp. WS60.C2 genome includes the window CGCACTGGATCAATGGCAAATTCTTGGATGGAAATGTTTTCTTTATTCACAATTCCAAGGATTTCATCTTTTACCCAGTTAGAAGTTTTTTTGGCATCACCCGAAATCACAAGTGCTTCTTCGAAATACTCAGCAATTTCACGCTCACTGGTTAACACCTCTGCATCGTACTCAGGTAATCCCAACTCTGTTTTGTATCGTTCCTTTTTTTGTCTTGGAAGTTCCGGTAAAGTTTTACGGATGTCTTCAATAAATGAATCAGAAATCTGAATTGTTGGTAGATCTGGTTCTGGAAAGTAACGATAGTCATGGCTCATTTCTTTTGAGCGCATAGGGATGGTTTTGAGAAGTGTCGCATCCCAAAGTTTTGTCATTTGTTTGAATGACTCACCACGAGAATACACATCCTTTTGCCATTCCACTTCATAATCAATCGCTTGTTTTACGGCTTTAAATGAGTTTAGGTTTTTGATTTCGACTCTTGTACGAAATCCTTTTTCCCCTTTAGGGCGAATCGAAACGTTTGCATCACAACGAAGCGAACCTTCTTCCATGTTACAATCCGAAACTTGGATATAACGAAGGATGGTTTTTAATTCGTTTAAGTATGCATATGCTTCATCAGAGGAACGTAAGTCTGGTTCAGACACGATTTCAATGAGTGGTGTGCCAGCTCGGTTATAATCCACATAAGAACGATTGATGGATGGGTCATGGGAGTGAATGAGTTTACCCGCATCTTCTTCCATGTGAATCCGTGTGAGAGGAATAAATTTTTCTTCCTTTTCCCCTTTTAGGAGAATATGGATTCCTCCTTTCGTCGCATAGGGTTTATCAAATTGTGAAATTTGATATCCTTTGGGAAGATCGGGATAGAAGTAATTTTTACGATCAAATTTGGTAAACTGAGTGATTTCGCATCCGAGAGCTACACCTGCTCTGACTGCTTTTTCCAATACAACTTCATTTAACACCGGCAAGGTGCCAGGTAAAGCAACACAAAGAGGAGAAATATGAGTATTGGGACTACCGCCAAATTCGTTGGTGGCAGTGGAAAATATTTTTGAATTGGTGTTCAGCTGGAC containing:
- the gatB gene encoding Asp-tRNA(Asn)/Glu-tRNA(Gln) amidotransferase subunit GatB, whose amino-acid sequence is MEYEVIIGLEVHVQLNTNSKIFSTATNEFGGSPNTHISPLCVALPGTLPVLNEVVLEKAVRAGVALGCEITQFTKFDRKNYFYPDLPKGYQISQFDKPYATKGGIHILLKGEKEEKFIPLTRIHMEEDAGKLIHSHDPSINRSYVDYNRAGTPLIEIVSEPDLRSSDEAYAYLNELKTILRYIQVSDCNMEEGSLRCDANVSIRPKGEKGFRTRVEIKNLNSFKAVKQAIDYEVEWQKDVYSRGESFKQMTKLWDATLLKTIPMRSKEMSHDYRYFPEPDLPTIQISDSFIEDIRKTLPELPRQKKERYKTELGLPEYDAEVLTSEREIAEYFEEALVISGDAKKTSNWVKDEILGIVNKENISIQEFAIDPVRIGKLVKLINSGEITGKIAKTIFEDMLTSKDQPEAIVEKKGLKVVRDDKALEEIVIRVIESQPESVEGWKNGKDRVLGAIVGGVMKETKGKADPKLVNELILAKLGPLGEKKKV